The Saccharolobus shibatae B12 genomic interval CCCTTCTACGTATTCGAACATTGATGGGATTTATTAGCAGAGGAGAACAGAAGTGCTGGGACAAAGTATAAAGCTCCGAAAGAGTTCAACGACTTCTTAGCCTTCCTACACCTCTTCCCGCCTTATAGGGGCATAGAAGGAGTATTAAGGGCCTCAAAACAATTGAAGAACATCACGATCAGCCTCGATTACTCAATGGGAGAGAGTGAGGAACATGAACATAACCTTCCCCAAGGCAAGTAATGAACTTGAAGTAATTGCAGATACAACCGGTATTAGCACAAACACGGGAGGACAATACATCGTAGCAAAGTGGGGTAAAATCAAGGATTCAAAATTTCTCAAGATCGAGATAATAATGAACAATAACGAATTCAACATGGTAAACGCTGAGGTTACCAGCAACGAGGTGGAAAGCGCTGTAAAAACAATTAAGGATCTCCAAGATAAGGGTAAGAAGTTTTATGGAGATAAGACATATGACGCCAACGAAGTGTACAAGACTGGAGTTAAGGTTGTAGCTCCTCCCAAGAAGAACGCTTCTACTAAACGCGGTCATCCTGCTAGACGTAAGACTGTACGAGAGTTCAAGAAGTTGGTTATGATCGTTGGAGAGAGGGTTATGGATTAAGTTGCGGGTTGAGTCCTTGTTCTCTTCTGTAAAGCGTAGTTTCGGGGAATCGGTTAGGACAAGTTTTGCCGGGCAAGTAGTTGAGGCTAAGGCCTTGGACCTACGCATGGATGGACCACTTGGCAAATTGTGTAGTCGGTAGTGCTCCAGCTATTAGGGTGTGATCTCGAGAAGAATATTGAAATAAATATTAATTACTGAGAAATTCTCATTGCGTCATATTATGTTTACGAAATAAATTGAAGAGATCAACAAAGCATTTTTCATGGAAAGGTTTTTATACCGGAAGCTCCCTGCCCTCGAGGCTTTCGGTTGTAAAAATAACTTTATTATATTCAGCATAGACTAATTAGCATGAAGTTACATATAATTTTGATCGCAGTTATTGCCGTTATATTAATTGTATCTGGTATTGTTATTCTGGTTCATAATGTTTCACAACAGCAGACAAATTTGACAAAAGTGGTATTTCCTGACCAAAACCAAATTTCTTCAATTTTAGGGAATGGGTGGAACATAACTGGTTTATTTGAGGAGAATTACAGTAGTGCAGTTAACCAACAATACCCTGGAGGTACAGCTTTATTTCAAGAATACATCCAAAAGGGAAATCAAACGATAACGCTCAGCGTAATTCAATTGAACTCCTCAACCACAACATTAAAAGGAGTTAAGGTTGGAAAGTATCTGGTTTCCGCAAACATAACCGGTAATTCAAGCAAGTTTGACCTGAGTAGTATAGAGAACCTAGAAATAGAAACATTGAAGAGTGGAAATGGTCTTAAACCAGAGCTCAACCAGCTATTATTCCCAGCTAATAGTAGCGTTTCACTGTTGGAGTTTGGCAACGCTATAACCAAAAACTATACCCTTTATTTCGAAACCATAATGTATAACAACTCATATATCTCAATAGATCTAGCGAACTCGTCAAACATATCATCGCTATTTACCTATTTATTGAGAAGTACTGGACAGAACGTCACAGTATCAACCATTAATGGTATGAAGTACTTTAATTTGAGCTTCGTTAGTCAGTATGGTAGTGTTTACTACTTTGTAGGAATTAAGGACAATTATTTAATATTCATGCAATCCCAAATGCCACAAGCTTTTCAATTCTTTGTGGGAATATCCAATAAAGTTTAGATTTTAAGTTTCACTTAGTTTCTTATTTGAAAACATTTTATAAATTACGTCATTTATCATCCATATATAAACAATGTTACCACTAATCAATACTAGGGGTAAATCGATGCTGTTGAAATGAAATTTTTGGCTCTTACTAATCCGGCGAAAATAGAGGTATATATTTCACTTGTGTTCTTGAACATACCTACTTGTAGTGGATAATGTGGTTGTATCTAATAGCACTCCTAAAGTTACAATTAGAACTGCCGAAGGAATTGAGACATAAGTAGCACCTTCAGTTAGTGCCACTAGACTAGCCATTGCAGGGGACCACTAATACCTTGAGTAATAACTTATCTAAACGAGACGGTACCCTTAGCTAATTCCTTATTTTCCTTCAGAACCATATCATAAAACGGTTATGTTAAATACCTTTCTTCAAAATGTAGAAATATGAGATTTAAATTTTTTTAAATATTTAAACTTAATCAGAACACATCCACATTCATGTCGAAGATATTTTTTGGCAAGTACGCTGTAACTATCCAGTTGGGAACATCGACTACCTCACTGACCCTAAGATTTACTGCAACACTAGCCAATATATAAGCCTCTACTGGGGTCATGTGTTTGGACAACATAGAGATTATTCCCTTAATAGCCTTTTTTGCCGCATTCCACAAGTTAGGATCTATACCGGGATAAGCTATATATTCGTCATATTCCATTTCCTTTACTTTCTTGGCTACGAAGAGTGGTTGAGTTAGACCAACATTTTTAATTAACCTAACCTTCATTGTAACCTCCATGAGGGCCTCTATTGCAGTTCCACATACCTCACCATCTCCTTGAGCCAAGTGAGTATCACCTATGGAAAGTAGCGCTCCACTTACAAACACTGGGAGATATAACTTAGTGCCTATGGTTAAGTGCTTTATGTCCATGTTTCCTCCGTTTTCTCTGGGAGGTATTGTACTCAGCTTTCCCCTATATGGTAATGCAGTTCCTATTACACCAGGGAAAGGATATATGGGGACTTTAACGTTTAAATCACCAAACTTGGCGTAAGCGTATCTCTCATCAACTTTCCAAATCTTGAGGGCAGGGCCTTGGAGATCTATAGGTGCAGTATATTGTTCATCAGCAAGAAATCCAAATCCAGGGAGTACTCCAGTCCATCCCCATCCCTTATGCCTAAAATCCAGAAACTCTATTTCTAAAGCATCTCCAGGTTCTGCACCCTTTACCTCTATGGGACCGGTTAATGGGTGAATCTTAGAGAAGTCTAGTTTTAGTAGATCCTTTTCTGTAGATGAGGGCGTGACTTGGCCATCAGAGGCCTCTTTAGTCTCTACTGTTATAATATCCCCATCAGTTATCGTCATAATTGGGGGTAAGGAATTATCCCATTTGTTGTGGGTTATTGCATGAATAGTATATTGCATAATATTAACTCTCCTTCTTTACTTATAAGTGTAGAGTGTTCACTTGTTGCTTTCTAGCATTGATCTCAGCTGATCCCTTACCAATTTCTTGTCGAGTTTGCCAGTACTAGTTTTTGGTATTGAATCGACGAATATTATCTTGTCTGGAAGCCACCATTTTGGAAATTTATTTAACGACTTCAAGTACTCTATTATTTCATGTTCACCAATCTCTCTCCCTGGCTTCTTTACAACAAGGGCAATTGGCCTTTCGCCCCACTTTTCATCCTTAACTCCAACAACTACTGCCTCTAATACCTTCTCATATGACATGATAGCGTTTTCCAGATCAACGCTACTTATCCACTCTCCACCACTTTTAATTAAGTCCTTTAGCCTGTCTACAACTTTCACGCTTCCATCTGGATTTATCCTTGCCACATCTCCAGTCCTAAACCACCTAATTTGTGTATCGGGTTTATCGTTAAGATACATTTTAGTTACAAACGCCCCTCTTGCCACTAACTCACCGGTCGATTTTCCATCCCAAGGTAACTCATTTCCTTCTGGGTCCATTAATGTAATTTCAAACGCTGGAATTGGATAGCCTTGTTCTGACATCCTCTCTATATTATCGCTCTTGTTCACCGTAGCTATAGCCTCAGTTTCAGTCATTCCCCAAGCGTGATAAGTCTTGACTCCAAGTTCCTTCAGTTTCTTGATCAATCCTAGTGGTGGCTCAGCACCACCAGTAACTACGACCTTTAGTGGTAGATCCAGATTCTCCCTTTCCACGTAATTTACGACATCAATCCATATAGTCGGAGCTCCAACTCCCACCGTGACCTTGAATTCCTTTATCAATTTTACTATATCCTCAGCCTTAGGCCTAGGACCAGGTAAAACTAATTTTGCCCCGGTCATAAGTGACGCAAATGGTAAGTCCCATGCTGATATGTGAAACATGGGAACTATTGGCATTACTGTGTCAGAAGATGAAATACCTAGTACGTCGGCTGTTAATAGTGAGAGAGAGTGAATGAATATACTCCTATGACTGTATACAACTCCCTTTGGCTTCCCGGTTGTACCCGAAGTAAAACAAGCTATTGCACCCTCCTTTTCATCTACGTCACTGAAGTCCTTGGTCGGTTCTTGTGAATTTACGTTTTCATCATATGTTTCATCAAAGATGAAAGTAGGTAAGGTGGAATTCCTATAAGCTATGTCCTTGTCCATAAATACCGCTCTGTCACCTATTGCCTTAATTACATAATCCATTTCAGATTCGTGAAACCTCACATTAACTGTATGCAAGACTCCGCCTAGTAAAGGAACTGCGAAGTACAACTCTAAATGTCTATGAGTATTCCACGCAATTGAGGCAACTGTTTCCCCTGCTATACCATTGGCCTTCAAGAGAGATGCCAATTTCCTAACCCTTAATGCGAAATCAGAATATTTGTAACGGACTATTCCCTCATGGGTTCTAGATATGATTTCTCTATCTTTATACAATTTTTCTATTCTCCAGAAAATGGATTTAATATTGAGATTGTAGTCCATTATTGTTGAATCCATAAGTATTTATCACATTTTATTCTAATAAGTTTTTTAATTTATTGAGTTCACGTTACTACTAGGGATAAATGGCGGACCTCACTCAGATTCCAGTTAGGATTACCATCATTAGCCTAGTTCATCTAATTAGTTTTGCTATAAATTGTGAGAACTTAGACGGTAACTGAGACATTTAAATCTGCCATAGAAGATTTTGATTTATCTCTTAAAGTCA includes:
- a CDS encoding acetamidase/formamidase family protein; its protein translation is MQYTIHAITHNKWDNSLPPIMTITDGDIITVETKEASDGQVTPSSTEKDLLKLDFSKIHPLTGPIEVKGAEPGDALEIEFLDFRHKGWGWTGVLPGFGFLADEQYTAPIDLQGPALKIWKVDERYAYAKFGDLNVKVPIYPFPGVIGTALPYRGKLSTIPPRENGGNMDIKHLTIGTKLYLPVFVSGALLSIGDTHLAQGDGEVCGTAIEALMEVTMKVRLIKNVGLTQPLFVAKKVKEMEYDEYIAYPGIDPNLWNAAKKAIKGIISMLSKHMTPVEAYILASVAVNLRVSEVVDVPNWIVTAYLPKNIFDMNVDVF
- a CDS encoding long-chain fatty acid--CoA ligase, coding for MDSTIMDYNLNIKSIFWRIEKLYKDREIISRTHEGIVRYKYSDFALRVRKLASLLKANGIAGETVASIAWNTHRHLELYFAVPLLGGVLHTVNVRFHESEMDYVIKAIGDRAVFMDKDIAYRNSTLPTFIFDETYDENVNSQEPTKDFSDVDEKEGAIACFTSGTTGKPKGVVYSHRSIFIHSLSLLTADVLGISSSDTVMPIVPMFHISAWDLPFASLMTGAKLVLPGPRPKAEDIVKLIKEFKVTVGVGAPTIWIDVVNYVERENLDLPLKVVVTGGAEPPLGLIKKLKELGVKTYHAWGMTETEAIATVNKSDNIERMSEQGYPIPAFEITLMDPEGNELPWDGKSTGELVARGAFVTKMYLNDKPDTQIRWFRTGDVARINPDGSVKVVDRLKDLIKSGGEWISSVDLENAIMSYEKVLEAVVVGVKDEKWGERPIALVVKKPGREIGEHEIIEYLKSLNKFPKWWLPDKIIFVDSIPKTSTGKLDKKLVRDQLRSMLESNK